The following proteins are encoded in a genomic region of Oncorhynchus gorbuscha isolate QuinsamMale2020 ecotype Even-year linkage group LG11, OgorEven_v1.0, whole genome shotgun sequence:
- the LOC124048635 gene encoding LOW QUALITY PROTEIN: E3 ubiquitin-protein ligase TRIM23-like (The sequence of the model RefSeq protein was modified relative to this genomic sequence to represent the inferred CDS: inserted 2 bases in 1 codon), producing MAVAMGVNKXGTAATMDVCVRHGRGATGNTVKVLECGVCEDVFSLQGDKVPRLLLCGHTVCHDCLTRLPLHGRAVRCPFDRQVTELGDSGVWGLKKNFALLELLERLQNGASNQLGVAEESLKGMGESVIRCDEDESHTASMYCTVCATHLCANCSQLTHSTRTLAKHRRVPLADKPHEKTLCPQHQVHAIEFVCQEEICQPGPLMCCVCKEYGKHQGHKHVVLEAEANQIRASILDMAHCIRTFTEEVSEYSRKLVGIVQQIEGGEQTVDDGIGMAHTEHVPGTAESARSCVRAYFADLHETLCRQEEMALSVVDAHVRERLIWLRQQQEDMAILLSQVSTACLHCERTLQQDDCRVVLAKQEINRLLETLQKQQQQFTELADHIQLDAGIPVTFTKDNRVHIGPKMEIRVVTLGLDSAGKTTILFKLKQDEFMQPIPTIGFNVETVEYKNLKFTIWDVGGKHKLRPLWKHYYLNTQAVVFVIDSCHRDRLMEAHSELAKLLTEKELRDALLLIFANKQDVPGAESVEEMTELLSLHKLCCGRSWHIQGCDARSGTGLYEGLDWLSRQLVAAGVLDVA from the exons ATGGCAGTTGCTATGGGTGTGAACAA CGGGACAGCAGCAACGATGGACGTCTGTGTTCGGCACGGTAGAGGGGCCACAGGCAACACGGTGAAG GTGttggagtgtggtgtgtgtgaggatgTCTTCTCTCTCCAAGGGGACAAGGTCCCCCGGCTGCTGCTTTGCGGTCACACGGTCTGCCATGACTGTCTGACCCGGCTGCCCCTGCATGGTAGAGCCGTCCGCTGCCCCTTTGACAGACAGGTCACTGAACTGG gtgaCTCTGGTGTGTGGGGTTTGAAGAAGAACTTTGCTCTGCTGGAACTTCTGGAGAGGCTGCAGAATGGAGCGTCCAACCAGTTGGGCGTGGCCGAGGAGTCCCTCAAAGGCATGGGAGAG AGTGTAATCCGCTGTGACGAGGACGAGAGCCACACGGCATCTATGTACTGCACGGTGTGTGCCACCCACTTGTGTGCCAACTGCTCCCAGCTCACCCACTCCACCCGCACCCTGGCCAAGCACCGGCGGGTACCCCTGGCAGACAAGCCCCACGAGAAGACTCTGTGCCCGCAGCATCAGGTCCACGCTATCGAGTTTGTCTGTCAGGAGGAGATCTGCCAGCCTGGGCCGCTCATGTGCTGCGTGTGCAAAGAGTACGGCAAGCACCAGGGACACAAG CATGTGGTTCTGGAGGCAGAAGCCAATCAGATCCGTGCATCCATCCTGGACATGGCCCACTGTATCCGGACGTTCACAGAGGAGGTGTCGGAGTATTCCAGGAAGCTGGTTGGGATCGTACAGCAGATTGAGGGAGGGGAACAGACCGTGGATGACGGCATCGGCATGGCACACACTGAACAT GTCCCAGGCACGGCAGAGAGCGCCCGGTCCTGCGTACGGGCCTACTTCGCCGACCTCCACGAGACACTGtgcagacaggaggagatggCGCTCAGCGTAGTGGATGCCCACGTCAGAGAGAGACTCATCTGGCTCCGGCAGCAGCAGGAGGACATGGCCATCCTGCTTTCCCAGGTCTCCACTGCCTGCCTGCACTGTGAGAGAACTCTGCAGCAG GATGACTGCAGGGTGGTTCTGGCCAAGCAGGAGATCAACAGACTATTGGAGACTCTGCAGAAACAGCAGCAGCAGTTCACTGAGCTGGCCGACCACATCCAGCTAGACGCTGGTATCCCCGTCACCTTCACCAAG GACAACCGGGTCCACATTGGTCCAAAGATGGAGATCCGGGTGGTGACCCTGGGACTGGATAGTGCCGGGAAAACCACCATCCTCTTCAAGCTGAAACAGGACGAGTTTATGCAGCCCATCCCTACCATAG GTTTTAATGTGGAGACAGTGGAGTATAAGAATCTCAAGTTCACCATCTGGGATGTTGGTGGGAAACATAAGCTACGACCTCTCTGGAAGCACTATTACCTGAACACACAAG CGGTGGTGTTTGTGATTGACAGCTGTCACAGAGACAGGCTGATGGAGGCCCACAGTGAGCTGGCGAAACTGCTGACCGAGAAAGAGCTGAGAGACGCCCTGCTGCTCATCTTCGCCAACAAACAG GATGTCCCCGGGGCTGAGTCAGTGGAGGAGATGACGGAGCTTCTGAGCCTTCACAAGCTGTGCTGTGGGAGGAGCTGGCACATCCAAGGCTGTGACGCCCGCAGCGGCACAGGGCTCTACGAGGGCCTGGACTGGCTGTCCCGACAGCTGGTGGCTGCAGGCGTGCTGGACGTGGCCTAA